From one Lycium barbarum isolate Lr01 chromosome 6, ASM1917538v2, whole genome shotgun sequence genomic stretch:
- the LOC132645689 gene encoding uncharacterized protein LOC132645689 isoform X2 has product MGKEDDNPSTPLASKPNSNPSSNKDQSPASESCSSLPQHCNGNANSPLVRNPQSPEEFVLSVASKIASQALHYSDPDVWGVLTAISDKARKRLQGMNMLLTSEEHRIGRLVDDARFQILSPAVSAHHCKIYRKKVISEDVECSANSCTAVFLKDTSTNGTYLNWEKLNKSSPEARLRHGDIISIAFAPQHELSYAFVFREVLVSVSSADAAVLKRKADEFGSESKRLKGIGIGTSEGPISLDDFRSLQRSNTELRKQLESHVATIDSLRTENRAGLDRREMEMKELRESVSTSYLEQLKDLQQSLETKGKELVESNRICTEQTHALEDLNERLSASEQSCVEANEIISSQKVSISELKALLDEEREQRKEEREKAALDLKTSIQRVQAEAQEEMKRLSESAIRREKEQQEIINKLQDSEKEKCSLVETLRSKLEDARQKLVISDNKVRQLEAQIREEQLSSTSRKKRIEELEHERKMLKEELESEKAAREEAWAKVSALELEISAAMRDLDFERRRLKGARERIMLRETQLRAFYSTTEEISVLFAKQQEQLKAMQRTLEDEENTSVDIDLNPYDGNVNGSLARERVGDGSHNVAKAGCSTSNTRRVRELFELSSDEASATEKHDCNNRSEGGQDTQEVEFAGAECTVKGGFGSEVDGVETAPLEGDAVGTELVPESDTAGVAANMEGDLVGTEHVQETESLGINGERNIDLNFCALAGNTMQLDDGTTGKEAQEQNPAIPHESMPPSPANNLADGENVIEDTEAEGTIRTADLLASEVAGSWACSTAPSVHGENDTPMSKDNDACPAALHDSGAQVGESQCATSTSKASSRWDHDRKALSEMIGIVAPDLKEQFSHAVGSDCDQGGNEGDASDSATESCTDDEDNIMNTEAASDAEAVDSEKVNEDVMDEDDEATQEDSVG; this is encoded by the exons ATGGGGAAAGAAGACGATAATCCGTCAACTCCATTGGCTTCAAAACCAAACTCAAACCCTAGTAGTAATAAAGACCAGTCTCCAGCCTCAGAGTCATGTTCTTCACTTCCCCAACACTGTAACGGCAATGCTAATTCTCCATTGGTGAGAAATCCGCAAAGCCCTGAAGAATTTGTACTATCAGTGGCTTCAAAAATAGCGTCTCAGGCATTGCACTACTCTGATCCTGATGTTTGGGGCGTCTTAACTGCTATTTCCGATAAAGCCCGCAAGCGTCTTCAG GGAATGAACATGCTTCTCACATCTGAAGAACACCGCATTGGTCGGTTGGTAGATGATGCCCGTTTCCAGATTTTGTCTCCTGCTGTTAGTGCTCATCATTGCAAGATCTACAGGAAGAAGGTTATCAGCGAAGATGTGGAGTGTTCCGCCAACAGTTGCACTGCAGTCTTTCTGAAAGATACAAG CACAAATGGGACGTATCTAAATTGGGAAAAGTTGAACAAAAGTAGCCCAGAAGCCAGATTACGTCATGGTGACATTATCTCAATTGCGTTTGCTCCACAACACG AACTTTCATATGCCTTTGTGTTCCGAGAAGTTCTCGTATCTGTTTCTTCAGCTGATGCAGCTGTTCTAAAGAGAAAAGCAG ATGAGTTCGGTTCAGAAAGCAAGAGACTCAAGGGAATTGGAATTGGCACTTCTGAAGGTCCCATTTCTCTGGATGACTTCCGTAGCCTGCAGCGGTCAAACACG GAACTGCGGAAGCAACTGGAAAGTCATGTTGCAACTATCGATTCCTTGCGCACTGAGAATCGTGCTGGTTTGGACCGTCGTGAGATG GAAATGAAAGAATTGAGGGAATCTGTTTCTACTTCATACCTTGAACAACTCAAAGATTTGCAGCAGTCTTTGGAAACCAAAGGAAAAGAGTTAGTTGAATCAAATAGAATATGTACAGAGCAGACTCATGCTTTGGAAGACCTTAATGAAAGACTTAGCGCATCTGAGCAATCATGTGTCGAAGCCAATGAAATAATAAGCAG CCAGAAAGTGTCAATTTCGGAACTGAAAGCTTTGCTAGATGAGGAGCGTGAACAGAGGAAAGAAGAACGTGAAAAGGCTGCTTTGGATCTGAAAACCTCTATACAGAGAGTGCAGGCTGAAGCCCAGGAGGAAATGAAACGGCTCTCAGAATCTGCTATTAGACGAGAAAAAGAACAGCAAGAAATTATTAATAAGCTTCAG GACTCAGAGAAGGAAAAATGTTCGCTGGTGGAAACCTTGAGATCTAAGTTG GAAGACGCCAGGCAGAAATTGGTTATTTCTGATAACAAAGTTCGTCAGCTTGAAGCTCAAATTCGTGAGGAGCAATTATCTTCTACCAGTCGGAAAAAA AGAATAGAGGAACTTGAGCATGAGAGGAAAATGTTGAAGGAAGAGCTTGAGAGTGAAAAG GCAGCTCGGGAAGAGGCGTGGGCCAAGGTTTCTGCCCTTGAACTAGAGATCAGTGCCGCAATGCGTGATCTTGATTTTGAGAGGCGCAGACTGAAAGGTGCTAGAGAAAGAATTATGCTACG AGAAACACAACTTCGGGCTTTCTATTCCACTACTGAGGAAATCTCAGTTTTGTTTGCAAAGCAACAGGAGCAATTAAAGGCAATGCAAAGGACATTAGAGGATGAAGAGAACACCTCTGTGGATATTGACCTTAATCCATACGACGGGAATGTGAATGGATCCCTAGCAAGAGAGAGAGTAGGCGATGGAAGCCACAATgttgctaaggcgggctgcagtACTTCCAACACGAGGCGCGTCAGGGAATTATTTGAGTTATCAAGTGATGAGGCAAGTGCCACAGAGAAGCATGATTGCAATAACAGAAGTGAAGGAGGGCAAGACACACAAGAGGTGGAATTTGCTGGTGCTGAATGTACAGTGAAGGGTGGATTTGGCTCTGAAGTCGATGGCGTTGAGACAGCACCCTTGGAGGGAGATGCTGTGGGAACTGAGCTAGTACCCGAAAGTGATACTGCTGGTGTAGCAGCCAATATGGAGGGTGACCTAGTTGGAACAGAACACGTGCAAGAGACTGAGAGCTTGGGAATCAATGGTGAAAGGAATATAGATTTAAACTTCTGTGCTTTAGCTGGGAACACAATGCAGCTGGATGATGGAACTACTGGGAAAGAAGCTCAGGAGCAGAACCCTGCAATTCCTCATGAGAGTATGCCTCCTTCCCCAGCAAATAATCTCGCTGATGGTGAAAATGTGATTGAAGATACTGAAGCTGAGGGAACCATTAGGACAGCTGATCTTTTAGCCTCAGAGGTTGCTGGCAGCTGGGCGTGCAGTACCGCTCCTTCTGTCCATGGTGAGAATGATACTCCTATGAGTAAAGACAACGATGCATGCCCTGCAGCTTTACACGATTCAGGCGCTCAAGTGGGTGAAAGTCAATGTGCTACATCTACTTCCAAAGCTTCTTCTAGATGGGATCATGATCGTAAAGCACTAAGTGAGATGATTGGAATTGTTGCTCCTGATTTGAAGGAGCAATTCAGTCATGCAGTTGGTAGTGACTGTGATCAAGGAGGAAATGAGGGAGACGCTTCTGATTCTGCTACAGAAAGTTGCACCGATGATGAGGATAACATAATGAATACTGAAGCTGCATCTGATGCAGAGGCAGTTGACAGTGAGAAAGTGAATGAGGATGTGATGGACGAAGATGATGAAGCCACCCAAGAAGATTCTGTTGGATAG
- the LOC132645689 gene encoding uncharacterized protein LOC132645689 isoform X1: MGKEDDNPSTPLASKPNSNPSSNKDQSPASESCSSLPQHCNGNANSPLVRNPQSPEEFVLSVASKIASQALHYSDPDVWGVLTAISDKARKRLQGMNMLLTSEEHRIGRLVDDARFQILSPAVSAHHCKIYRKKVISEDVECSANSCTAVFLKDTSTNGTYLNWEKLNKSSPEARLRHGDIISIAFAPQHELSYAFVFREVLVSVSSADAAVLKRKADEFGSESKRLKGIGIGTSEGPISLDDFRSLQRSNTELRKQLESHVATIDSLRTENRAGLDRREMEMKELRESVSTSYLEQLKDLQQSLETKGKELVESNRICTEQTHALEDLNERLSASEQSCVEANEIISSQKVSISELKALLDEEREQRKEEREKAALDLKTSIQRVQAEAQEEMKRLSESAIRREKEQQEIINKLQDSEKEKCSLVETLRSKLEDARQKLVISDNKVRQLEAQIREEQLSSTSRKKRIEELEHERKMLKEELESEKQAAREEAWAKVSALELEISAAMRDLDFERRRLKGARERIMLRETQLRAFYSTTEEISVLFAKQQEQLKAMQRTLEDEENTSVDIDLNPYDGNVNGSLARERVGDGSHNVAKAGCSTSNTRRVRELFELSSDEASATEKHDCNNRSEGGQDTQEVEFAGAECTVKGGFGSEVDGVETAPLEGDAVGTELVPESDTAGVAANMEGDLVGTEHVQETESLGINGERNIDLNFCALAGNTMQLDDGTTGKEAQEQNPAIPHESMPPSPANNLADGENVIEDTEAEGTIRTADLLASEVAGSWACSTAPSVHGENDTPMSKDNDACPAALHDSGAQVGESQCATSTSKASSRWDHDRKALSEMIGIVAPDLKEQFSHAVGSDCDQGGNEGDASDSATESCTDDEDNIMNTEAASDAEAVDSEKVNEDVMDEDDEATQEDSVG; encoded by the exons ATGGGGAAAGAAGACGATAATCCGTCAACTCCATTGGCTTCAAAACCAAACTCAAACCCTAGTAGTAATAAAGACCAGTCTCCAGCCTCAGAGTCATGTTCTTCACTTCCCCAACACTGTAACGGCAATGCTAATTCTCCATTGGTGAGAAATCCGCAAAGCCCTGAAGAATTTGTACTATCAGTGGCTTCAAAAATAGCGTCTCAGGCATTGCACTACTCTGATCCTGATGTTTGGGGCGTCTTAACTGCTATTTCCGATAAAGCCCGCAAGCGTCTTCAG GGAATGAACATGCTTCTCACATCTGAAGAACACCGCATTGGTCGGTTGGTAGATGATGCCCGTTTCCAGATTTTGTCTCCTGCTGTTAGTGCTCATCATTGCAAGATCTACAGGAAGAAGGTTATCAGCGAAGATGTGGAGTGTTCCGCCAACAGTTGCACTGCAGTCTTTCTGAAAGATACAAG CACAAATGGGACGTATCTAAATTGGGAAAAGTTGAACAAAAGTAGCCCAGAAGCCAGATTACGTCATGGTGACATTATCTCAATTGCGTTTGCTCCACAACACG AACTTTCATATGCCTTTGTGTTCCGAGAAGTTCTCGTATCTGTTTCTTCAGCTGATGCAGCTGTTCTAAAGAGAAAAGCAG ATGAGTTCGGTTCAGAAAGCAAGAGACTCAAGGGAATTGGAATTGGCACTTCTGAAGGTCCCATTTCTCTGGATGACTTCCGTAGCCTGCAGCGGTCAAACACG GAACTGCGGAAGCAACTGGAAAGTCATGTTGCAACTATCGATTCCTTGCGCACTGAGAATCGTGCTGGTTTGGACCGTCGTGAGATG GAAATGAAAGAATTGAGGGAATCTGTTTCTACTTCATACCTTGAACAACTCAAAGATTTGCAGCAGTCTTTGGAAACCAAAGGAAAAGAGTTAGTTGAATCAAATAGAATATGTACAGAGCAGACTCATGCTTTGGAAGACCTTAATGAAAGACTTAGCGCATCTGAGCAATCATGTGTCGAAGCCAATGAAATAATAAGCAG CCAGAAAGTGTCAATTTCGGAACTGAAAGCTTTGCTAGATGAGGAGCGTGAACAGAGGAAAGAAGAACGTGAAAAGGCTGCTTTGGATCTGAAAACCTCTATACAGAGAGTGCAGGCTGAAGCCCAGGAGGAAATGAAACGGCTCTCAGAATCTGCTATTAGACGAGAAAAAGAACAGCAAGAAATTATTAATAAGCTTCAG GACTCAGAGAAGGAAAAATGTTCGCTGGTGGAAACCTTGAGATCTAAGTTG GAAGACGCCAGGCAGAAATTGGTTATTTCTGATAACAAAGTTCGTCAGCTTGAAGCTCAAATTCGTGAGGAGCAATTATCTTCTACCAGTCGGAAAAAA AGAATAGAGGAACTTGAGCATGAGAGGAAAATGTTGAAGGAAGAGCTTGAGAGTGAAAAG CAGGCAGCTCGGGAAGAGGCGTGGGCCAAGGTTTCTGCCCTTGAACTAGAGATCAGTGCCGCAATGCGTGATCTTGATTTTGAGAGGCGCAGACTGAAAGGTGCTAGAGAAAGAATTATGCTACG AGAAACACAACTTCGGGCTTTCTATTCCACTACTGAGGAAATCTCAGTTTTGTTTGCAAAGCAACAGGAGCAATTAAAGGCAATGCAAAGGACATTAGAGGATGAAGAGAACACCTCTGTGGATATTGACCTTAATCCATACGACGGGAATGTGAATGGATCCCTAGCAAGAGAGAGAGTAGGCGATGGAAGCCACAATgttgctaaggcgggctgcagtACTTCCAACACGAGGCGCGTCAGGGAATTATTTGAGTTATCAAGTGATGAGGCAAGTGCCACAGAGAAGCATGATTGCAATAACAGAAGTGAAGGAGGGCAAGACACACAAGAGGTGGAATTTGCTGGTGCTGAATGTACAGTGAAGGGTGGATTTGGCTCTGAAGTCGATGGCGTTGAGACAGCACCCTTGGAGGGAGATGCTGTGGGAACTGAGCTAGTACCCGAAAGTGATACTGCTGGTGTAGCAGCCAATATGGAGGGTGACCTAGTTGGAACAGAACACGTGCAAGAGACTGAGAGCTTGGGAATCAATGGTGAAAGGAATATAGATTTAAACTTCTGTGCTTTAGCTGGGAACACAATGCAGCTGGATGATGGAACTACTGGGAAAGAAGCTCAGGAGCAGAACCCTGCAATTCCTCATGAGAGTATGCCTCCTTCCCCAGCAAATAATCTCGCTGATGGTGAAAATGTGATTGAAGATACTGAAGCTGAGGGAACCATTAGGACAGCTGATCTTTTAGCCTCAGAGGTTGCTGGCAGCTGGGCGTGCAGTACCGCTCCTTCTGTCCATGGTGAGAATGATACTCCTATGAGTAAAGACAACGATGCATGCCCTGCAGCTTTACACGATTCAGGCGCTCAAGTGGGTGAAAGTCAATGTGCTACATCTACTTCCAAAGCTTCTTCTAGATGGGATCATGATCGTAAAGCACTAAGTGAGATGATTGGAATTGTTGCTCCTGATTTGAAGGAGCAATTCAGTCATGCAGTTGGTAGTGACTGTGATCAAGGAGGAAATGAGGGAGACGCTTCTGATTCTGCTACAGAAAGTTGCACCGATGATGAGGATAACATAATGAATACTGAAGCTGCATCTGATGCAGAGGCAGTTGACAGTGAGAAAGTGAATGAGGATGTGATGGACGAAGATGATGAAGCCACCCAAGAAGATTCTGTTGGATAG